Proteins found in one Strix uralensis isolate ZFMK-TIS-50842 chromosome 21, bStrUra1, whole genome shotgun sequence genomic segment:
- the PIERCE1 gene encoding piercer of microtubule wall 1 protein — translation MLRARRPQREEEEQEEGQAVPSASCGRGPGSERSLPARSVSLPGQRGAPSTSPMSLPEAAGSAGPRTSDWYRTSPGLPGRFQHPACFRGYGKPEPPPRYRTTNQVYGSKAPTVHEVPTSFHVTSHAFSSTLGQCGMYRNNGLNTSLEKSHVTGPANFITSSDHLNFHPSYNPNAPSHC, via the exons ATGCTCCGTGCCCGGCGGCCGCAGCgcgaggaggaggagcaggaggaaggtcAGGCGGTGCCTTCCGCTTCctgcgggcgggggccgggctcGGAGCGATCGCTGCCCGCCCGCAGCGTCTCGTTGCCGGGACAACGCGGAGCCCCGTCCACGTCCCCCATGTCCCTCCCGGaggccgcgggcagcgccggtCCCCGCACCAGCGACTGGTACCGCACCAGCCCCGGCCTCCCCGGCCGCTTCCAGCACCCCGCCTGCTTCCGCGGCTACGG GAAGCCGGAGCCTCCCCCCCGGTACCGGACCACCAACCAGGTCTACGGCAGCAAAGCCCCCACGGTGCACGAGGTGCCG ACCTCCTTCCACGTCACCTCGCACGCGTTTTCCAGTACTCTGGGACAGTGTGGCATGTACAGAAATAACGGGCTCAACACCTCCCTGGAGAAGAGCCACGTCACCGGCCCAGCCAACTTCATCACCAGCTCTGACCACCTCAACTTCCATCCCAGCTACAACCCCAACGCCCCGTCGCACTGTTAG
- the MRPS2 gene encoding small ribosomal subunit protein uS2m isoform X2 codes for MAVPRLLRAAAPRLYSSVSAPVPVPVPAPPSAVDDSLLSKPLSHPDFFNLKELFSLKDLFNARVHLGHKKGCRHRFMEPYIFGCRLDQDIIDLDQTMEHLQLALNFTAHIAYRKGIILFISRKRQFCHLIESTARECGEYAHTRYWQGGLLTNAHIQLGSGVRLPDLIIFLSTLSNIFEPHVAIQDAAKMNIPTVGVVDTNCNPCLITYPIPGNDDSPTAMELYCKLFKMTIIRAKEKRRQREIFDELRRKAEGK; via the exons ATGGCGGTGCCGCGGCTCCTGCGGGCAG CAGCCCCGCGGCTCTACAGCAGCGTATcggccccggtcccggtcccggtcccggccccgcccAGCG CTGTGGATGACAGTCTGCTGTCCAAGCCTCTCAGCCACCCCGACTTCTTCAACCTGAAGGAGCTCTTCTCCCTGAAAGATCTCTTCAACGCCCGCGTGCACCTGGGGCATAAAAAGGGATGTCGGCATAG GTTTATGGAACCCTACATCTTCGGCTGCCGCCTGGATCAGGACATCATCGACTTGGATCAGACGATGGAACACCTCCAGCTGGCCCTCAACTTCACCGCCCACATCGCCTACCGCAAGGGCATCATCCTCTTCATCAGCCGCAAGCGCCAGTTCTGCCACCTGATCGAGAGCACGGCGCGGGAGTGCGGGGAGTACGCCCACACCCGTTACTGGCAGGGCGGCCTGCTCACCAACGCCCACATCCAACTCGGGTCCGGCGTCCGCCTGCCCGACCTCATCATCTTCCTCAGCACCCTCAGCAACATCTTCGAGCCTCACGTGGCCATCCAGGATGCTGCCAAGATGAACATCCCCACGGTGGGGGTGGTGGACACAAACTGCAACCCCTGTTTGATCACCTACCCCATCCCCGGGAATGACGACAGCCCCACCGCCATGGAGCTCTACTGCAAGCTCTTCAAGATGACCATCATCCGTGCCAAGGAAAAAAGGCGGCAGAGAGAGATCTTCGACGAGCTGCGGAGGAAAGCGGAGGGCAAGTAG
- the MRPS2 gene encoding small ribosomal subunit protein uS2m isoform X1: MAVPRLLRAGERVVPGPARPGSVPPHPCDPRVSLPAAAPRLYSSVSAPVPVPVPAPPSAVDDSLLSKPLSHPDFFNLKELFSLKDLFNARVHLGHKKGCRHRFMEPYIFGCRLDQDIIDLDQTMEHLQLALNFTAHIAYRKGIILFISRKRQFCHLIESTARECGEYAHTRYWQGGLLTNAHIQLGSGVRLPDLIIFLSTLSNIFEPHVAIQDAAKMNIPTVGVVDTNCNPCLITYPIPGNDDSPTAMELYCKLFKMTIIRAKEKRRQREIFDELRRKAEGK; this comes from the exons ATGGCGGTGCCGCGGCTCCTGCGGGCAGGTGAGCGGGTCgtgcccggcccagcccggcccggctcggTCCCCCCCCACCCGTGTGACCCCCGTGTTTCTCTCCCCGCAGCAGCCCCGCGGCTCTACAGCAGCGTATcggccccggtcccggtcccggtcccggccccgcccAGCG CTGTGGATGACAGTCTGCTGTCCAAGCCTCTCAGCCACCCCGACTTCTTCAACCTGAAGGAGCTCTTCTCCCTGAAAGATCTCTTCAACGCCCGCGTGCACCTGGGGCATAAAAAGGGATGTCGGCATAG GTTTATGGAACCCTACATCTTCGGCTGCCGCCTGGATCAGGACATCATCGACTTGGATCAGACGATGGAACACCTCCAGCTGGCCCTCAACTTCACCGCCCACATCGCCTACCGCAAGGGCATCATCCTCTTCATCAGCCGCAAGCGCCAGTTCTGCCACCTGATCGAGAGCACGGCGCGGGAGTGCGGGGAGTACGCCCACACCCGTTACTGGCAGGGCGGCCTGCTCACCAACGCCCACATCCAACTCGGGTCCGGCGTCCGCCTGCCCGACCTCATCATCTTCCTCAGCACCCTCAGCAACATCTTCGAGCCTCACGTGGCCATCCAGGATGCTGCCAAGATGAACATCCCCACGGTGGGGGTGGTGGACACAAACTGCAACCCCTGTTTGATCACCTACCCCATCCCCGGGAATGACGACAGCCCCACCGCCATGGAGCTCTACTGCAAGCTCTTCAAGATGACCATCATCCGTGCCAAGGAAAAAAGGCGGCAGAGAGAGATCTTCGACGAGCTGCGGAGGAAAGCGGAGGGCAAGTAG
- the MRPS2 gene encoding small ribosomal subunit protein uS2m isoform X3: MAVPRLLRAAPRLYSSVSAPVPVPVPAPPSAVDDSLLSKPLSHPDFFNLKELFSLKDLFNARVHLGHKKGCRHRFMEPYIFGCRLDQDIIDLDQTMEHLQLALNFTAHIAYRKGIILFISRKRQFCHLIESTARECGEYAHTRYWQGGLLTNAHIQLGSGVRLPDLIIFLSTLSNIFEPHVAIQDAAKMNIPTVGVVDTNCNPCLITYPIPGNDDSPTAMELYCKLFKMTIIRAKEKRRQREIFDELRRKAEGK; encoded by the exons ATGGCGGTGCCGCGGCTCCTGCGGGCAG CCCCGCGGCTCTACAGCAGCGTATcggccccggtcccggtcccggtcccggccccgcccAGCG CTGTGGATGACAGTCTGCTGTCCAAGCCTCTCAGCCACCCCGACTTCTTCAACCTGAAGGAGCTCTTCTCCCTGAAAGATCTCTTCAACGCCCGCGTGCACCTGGGGCATAAAAAGGGATGTCGGCATAG GTTTATGGAACCCTACATCTTCGGCTGCCGCCTGGATCAGGACATCATCGACTTGGATCAGACGATGGAACACCTCCAGCTGGCCCTCAACTTCACCGCCCACATCGCCTACCGCAAGGGCATCATCCTCTTCATCAGCCGCAAGCGCCAGTTCTGCCACCTGATCGAGAGCACGGCGCGGGAGTGCGGGGAGTACGCCCACACCCGTTACTGGCAGGGCGGCCTGCTCACCAACGCCCACATCCAACTCGGGTCCGGCGTCCGCCTGCCCGACCTCATCATCTTCCTCAGCACCCTCAGCAACATCTTCGAGCCTCACGTGGCCATCCAGGATGCTGCCAAGATGAACATCCCCACGGTGGGGGTGGTGGACACAAACTGCAACCCCTGTTTGATCACCTACCCCATCCCCGGGAATGACGACAGCCCCACCGCCATGGAGCTCTACTGCAAGCTCTTCAAGATGACCATCATCCGTGCCAAGGAAAAAAGGCGGCAGAGAGAGATCTTCGACGAGCTGCGGAGGAAAGCGGAGGGCAAGTAG